The following proteins come from a genomic window of Trifolium pratense cultivar HEN17-A07 linkage group LG4, ARS_RC_1.1, whole genome shotgun sequence:
- the LOC123923892 gene encoding GTP cyclohydrolase 1-like, giving the protein MGCFDEGHFNGELENGVSMCSEVEDEANTAAIEDAVKILLLGLGEDINREGLKKTPIRVAKALREGTRGYRQKVKDIVEGALFPEAGLENNKIGHAGGAGGLVIVRDIDLYSYCESCMLPFQVKCHVGYVPSGQRVVGLSKLSRVAEVFAKRLQEPQRLADEVCLALQQGIRPAGVAVVLQCTHIHFPDIESIFLESNQKGWVKIHVSSGSGVFENKNADVWADFFYLIKSRGIDMENIHVRGSSDQCWCPSLSALSTKVSSKIGPINPAMVTAVSSILNSLGEDSVRKELAGTPNRFVKWLLNFQSIDMDVKLNGSLFGGIKPLSATCEVVNNIDKQIYSELNLPFWSQCEHHILPFHGVVHIGYFLSEGFNPIGKSLLQSIVHFYGFKLQVQERLTKQIAETISPLLGGNVIVVVEASHTCMISRGIEKFGSSTATIAVLGCFSTDLASRTSFLQSIANATSSGGQ; this is encoded by the exons ATGGGTTGTTTTGATGAAGGGCATTTTAATGGTGAACTTGAAAATGGTGTGAGTATGTGTAGTGAGGTTGAAGATGAGGCAAATACTGCTGCTATTGAAGatgctgtgaagattctcttgtTGGGTCTTGGTGAAGATATTAATAGGGAAGGTCTTAAGAAGACACCAATTCGTGTTGCAAAAGCTCTACGTGAAGGAACTAGAG GTTATAGACAAAAAGTGAAGGACATTGTTGAAGGTGCTTTATTTCCCGAAGCTGGcctagaaaataataaaattggacATGCCGGGGGTGCAGGCGGACTTGTGATTGTCCGAGACATTGACCTTTATTCCTACTGTGAATCTTGCATGCTACCTTTCCAGGTCAAATGTCATGTTGGTTATGTCCCTTCTGGCCAAAGAGTTGTTGGATTAAGCAAGCTCTCTCGTGTTGCTGAAGTATTTGCTAAACGACTTCAAGAGCCTCAGCGTCTAGCAGACGAGGTGTGTTTGGCCTTACAACAGGGAATAAGACCGGCAGGCGTAGCTGTCGTACTTCAGTGTACACATATTCACTTTCCAGACATAGAATCAATCTTTCTAGAATCAAACCAGAAAGGTTGGGTGAAAATACATGTTTCATCAGGTTCTGGTgtctttgaaaacaaaaacgCAGATGTATGGGCCGATTTCTTTTACCTTATTAAATCTAGAGGCATTGATATGGAAAACATTCATGTTCGTGGTTCATCGGACCAATGCTGGTGTCCGTCTCTCTCGGCTCTTTCCACTAAAGTTTCCTCCAAAATTGGACCAATCAATCCGGCAATGGTCACTGCAGTATCATCAATTCTAAATTCTTTGGGAGAAGATTCAGTTAGGAAGGAGCTTGCAGGGACTCCTAATCGATTCGTGAAATGGCTGTTAAACTTTCAAAGCATTGACATGGATGTGAAGCTGAATGGCTCCCTTTTTGGTGGGATAAAACCTTTGAGTGCCACTTGCGAGGTGGTAAATAACATCGACAAACAAATATACTCTGAATTGAACTTGCCGTTTTGGTCACAATGTGAGCATCATATACTTCCATTTCACGGTGTTGTGCACATAGGATACTTCCTTTCAGAAGGATTCAATCCAATTGGAAAATCACTTTTACAATCAATAGTGCATTTTTATGGATTCAAGCTACAAGTTCAGGAAAGGCTAACAAAGCAAATAGCAGAAACAATTTCACCGCTTTTAGGTGGAAATGTAATAGTAGTTGTAGAAGCAAGTCACACATGCATGATTTCTAGGGGAATTGAGAAGTTTGGAAGTAGTACAGCTACAATTGCTGTATTAGGATGCTTTTCAACTGACCTTGCTTCTAGGACCTCATTCTTGCAAAGTATTGCAAATGCTACATCTTCTGGAGGGCAATGA